A single Carassius carassius chromosome 3, fCarCar2.1, whole genome shotgun sequence DNA region contains:
- the nfx1 gene encoding transcriptional repressor NF-X1 isoform X1, which produces MAEASITDTSKLNPESAEFVPQAKTTQPYSRRSYRQQHHTQDWRAQHVRPHHHIRQSDETKHSQDESENPDNNTLLPPELPIRGDVRGRGRGGRQRGGCGDVRRINDRHAPSERWTKPGSDNDSSGWDHRACGRERPNSPTSNRSIDEDKKERSAVEANVRVSYQASRRKQTNKARAERSIKEPQPKDQVENWENQADAGVTRPAAVHEHPEPEQRNLKGWRGGDRRMQPSSWRKGPAPNHGIEGNWREREPAQIREEERRGAEDEGRRQEESSRNRGAVRGEERRGTEDEGRRHEESIRNRGAVRGEERRGTEDEGRRQEESSRNRGAVRGEERRGTEDEGRRHEESIRNRGAVRGEERRGTEDEGRRHEESIRNRGAVRGEERRGTEDEGRRQEESSRNRGAVRGEERRGTEDEGRRHKESIRNRGAVRGEMRRGTEDEGRRQEESIRNRGAVRGEERRGTEDEGRRHEESIRNRGAVRGEERRGTEDEGRRHEESIRNRGAARGEERRGTEDEGRRQEESSRNRGAARGEEKRGTEDEGRRQEESIRNRGAARGEERRGTEDEGRRQEESIRNRGAARGEEKRGTEDEGRRQEESIRNRGAARGEEKRGTEDEGRRQEESIRNRGAARGEEKRGTEDEGRRQEESIRNRGAARGKRPLIQNPGSRRGGGPERRTGLVKHMEPLKSKETQTGCLIEQLTEEKYECMVCCEVIRVMAPVWSCQSCYHVFHLNCIKKWARSPASQADDGTEGWRCPACQHVALKAPNAYSCFCGKVTNPEFQRTEIPHSCGDMCGKKRSGGECNHPCNILCHPGPCPQCPAFITKSCICGRMRKQVRCSQTGPLLCEEVCGALLNCSEHFCAQVCHSGPCQPCQLRVQQACFCGVAFREVACGTDREKFDGSGHFSCSKPCGKMLDCQSHRCQQFCHPGQCQSCPLSPKLVHSCSCGQTPLSKLLELGYPERKSCTDPIPSCGKTCNKPLPCGDGDSVHLCEKLCHEDSCGPCSLTSSMKCRCGSNSKEVPCAAIQTEQDMVFTCEKRCNKKRSCGRHKCGELCCVDVEHKCSMICGYKLNCGLHRCQDLCHRGNCQPCWQTSFDELACYCGETVLFPPIPCGTRPPECKNLCTRSHDCDHPVFHSCHSEERCPPCTYLTKKWCMGNHEQRSNIPCHLQDISCGLVCDKLLPCGSHHCKKICHRGECQAEGGCKQPCTHPRASCGHPCAAPCHPGTPCPPTICSAKVALQCDCGRKKETVPCADAASSYQRYAAIAVASKLSDMQLGESVDIGPLTKKEQRKARLECDQECAALERNRRLAEALQIDLSVDTFNKSASSKYSDSLKEDARKDFKFVSEIEEEIKNLVELVNKGKQPKRSHCFPPMKREHLRIIHELAEAYGVESVSYDSEPKRNVVVTAVRGKSVCPNTSLAALIERETVSRAPPPIAHIKQQTSKADNSNAWMNQSKEEPTIDYFDVQD; this is translated from the exons ATGGCTGAAGCCTCCATTACAG ACACATCGAAGTTGAATCCAGAGTCTGCCGAGTTTGTACCACAAGCTAAAACCACCCAGCCCTACTCTAGGAGAAGTTACAGGCAGCAGCACCACACTCAGGACTGGAGGGCTCAACATGTTCGGCCTCATCATCACATTAGACAGTCCGATGAGACTAAGCACAGTCAAGATGAGTCTGAAAACCCTGACAATAATACATTACTGCCTCCTGAACTTCCCATCAGAGGAGACGtaagaggtagaggaagaggaggaagacaaAGAGGAGGATGCGGTGATGTTAGGCGCATTAATGACCGTCACGCTCCAAGCGAGAGATGGACAAAACCTGGAAGTGATAACGACTCCTCAGGATGGGACCACAGAGCTTGTGGCCGTGAGCGACCCAACTCACCCACTTCAAATAGATCAATAGATGAGGATAAGAAAGAGAGATCAGCTGTGGAAGCCAATGTAAGAGTGTCTTATCAAGCTAGTCGACGTAAACAGACTAATAAAGCAAGAGCAGAGAGATCGATAAAGGAGCCTCAGCCCAAGGACCAAGTGGAGAACTGGGAAAACCAGGCTGATGCAGGAGTCACAAGGCCTGCAGCAGTTCATGAACATCCAGAGCCTGAGCAAAGGAACCTTAAGGGTTGGAGAGGTGGAGATCGCCGCATGCAGCCCAGTTCCTGGAGGAAAGGTCCGGCCCCTAACCATGGGATTGAGGGTAACTGGAGAGAAAGAGAACCTGCTCAGatcagagaggaggagaggagaggtgcagAAGATGAAGGCAGAAGACAAGAGGAGTCCAGCAGAAACAGAGGAGCTGtgagaggggaggagaggagaggtacaGAAGATGAGGGCAGAAGACACGAAGAGTCCATCAGGAACAGAGGAGCTGtgagaggggaggagaggagaggtacaGAAGATGAAGGCAGAAGACAAGAGGAGTCCAGCAGAAACAGAGGAGCTGtgagaggggaggagaggagaggtacaGAAGATGAGGGCAGAAGACACGAAGAGTCCATCAGGAACAGAGGAGCTGtgagaggggaggagaggagaggtacaGAAGATGAGGGCAGAAGACACGAAGAGTCCATCAGGAACAGAGGAGCTGtgagaggggaggagaggagaggtacaGAAGATGAAGGCAGAAGACAAGAGGAGTCCAGCAGAAACAGAGGAGCTGtgagaggggaggagaggagaggtacaGAAGATGAGGGCAGAAGACACAAAGAGTCCATCAGAAACAGAGGAGCTGTGAGAGGGGAGATGAGGAGAGGTACAGAAGATGAGGGCAGAAGACAAGAGGAGTCCATCAGGAACAGAGGAGCTGtgagaggggaggagaggagaggtacaGAAGATGAGGGCAGAAGACACGAAGAGTCCATCAGGAACAGAGGAGCTGtgagaggggaggagaggagaggtacaGAAGATGAGGGCAGAAGACACGAAGAGTCCATCAGGAACAGAGGAGCTGcgagaggggaggagaggagaggtacaGAAGATGAGGGCAGAAGACAAGAGGAGTCCAGCAGAAACAGAGGAGCTGCGAGAGGGGAGGAGAAGAGAGGTACAGAAGATGAGGGCAGAAGACAAGAGGAGTCCATCAGGAACAGAGGAGCTGcgagaggggaggagaggagaggtacaGAAGATGAGGGCAGAAGACAAGAGGAGTCCATCAGGAACAGAGGAGCTGCGAGAGGGGAGGAGAAGAGAGGTACAGAAGATGAGGGCAGAAGACAAGAGGAGTCCATCAGGAACAGAGGAGCTGCGAGAGGGGAGGAGAAGAGAGGTACAGAAGATGAGGGCAGAAGACAAGAGGAGTCCATCAGGAACAGAGGAGCTGCGAGAGGGGAGGAGAAGAGAGGTACAGAAGATGAGGGCAGAAGACAAGAGGAGTCCATCAGGAACAGAGGAGCTGCGAGAGGGAAAAGGCCACTAATACAGAATCCAGGGTCAAGAAGAGGTGGAGGTCCAGAGCGACGGACCGGACTGGTGAAGCATATGGAGCCTCTCAAAAGCAAAGAAACCCAGACAG gttgtcTAATTGAGCAGCTGACGGAGGAGAAGTATGAGTGTATGGTCTGTTGTGAAGTGATTCGGGTCATGGCTCCGGTTTGGAGCTGTCAGAGCTGTTACCACGTATTTCACCTTAACTGCATCAAGAAATGGGCTCGCTCCCCAGCATCTCAAGCTGATG ATGGCACTGAAGGTTGGCGTTGTCCTGCATGCCAGCATGTGGCTCTCAAAGCCCCTAATGCATACTCCTGCTTCTGTG GAAAGGTGACCAATCCTGAGTTTCAGCGCACTGAGATCCCTCATAGCTGTGGAGATATGTGCGGGAAAAAGCGGAGTGGCGGGGAATGCAATCACCCCTGTAACAT CTTGTGCCATCCTGGGCCCTGCCCACAGTGTCCTGCTTTTATCACAAAGTCCTGCATTTGTGGTAGAATGAG AAAGCAGGTTCGTTGCAGTCAGACAGGACCTCTGCTTTGTGAAGAGGTCTGTGGAGCTCTTCTGAACTGCTCGGAGCACTTCTGTGCCCAGGTGTGCCATTCAGGGCCATGCCAACCCTGTCAACTTCGTGTTCAGCAAG CCTGCTTCTGTGGTGTGGCATTCAGGGAGGTGGCGTGTGGGACTGACCGGGAAAAGTTTGATGGATCAGGACATTTCTCCTGTAGCAAGCCCTGTGGAAA GATGCTAGACTGCCAATCCCATCGCTGTCAGCAGTtctgccatcctgggcagtgccAGTCATGTCCACTCAGCCCCAAGCTGGTGCACAGTTGTTCATGTGGACAGACTCCATTATCTAAGCTTCTGGAGCTTGGCTACCCAGAGAGAAAGAGCTGTACTGACCCGATCCCCTCCTGTGGCAAGACCTGCAACAAGCCGCTGCCATGTGGAGATGGTG ATTCTGTCCACTTGTGTGAAAAGCTCTGCCATGAGGACAGCTGTGGCCCATGCTCTTTGACCTCATCTATGAAATGCAGATGTGGCAGCAACAGCAAG GAAGTTCCTTGTGCAGCCATTCAGACTGAAC AAGACATGGTGTTTACATGTGAGAAACGCTGCAACAAGAAGCGCTCCTGCGGCAGGCACAAGTGTGGAGAGTTGTGTTGTGTG GATGTGGAGCATAAGTGCTCAATGATTTGTGGTTACAAACTCAATTGCGGTCTTCATCGATGCCAGGACCTTTGTCACCGTGGGAACTGCCAGCCTTGTTGGCAAACTA gTTTTGATGAGTTGGCGTGCTACTGTGGGGAGACTGTGCTCTTCCCGCCCATCCCTTGTGGAACGAGACCTCCTGAATGTAAAAACTTATGTACCCGAAGTCATGATTGTGATCATCCAG TGTTCCATTCATGCCATAGTGAGGAGAGATGTCCTCCCTGTACCTACCTCACCAAGAAGTGGTGCATGGGTAATCATGAG CAAAGGAGTAATATCCCATGCCACCTGCAGGACATCTCGTGTGGTTTAGTGTGTGACAAGCTCTTACCCTGTGGTTCTCATCACTGTAAGAAAATATGTCACCGTGGGGAATGCCAGGCAGAGGGAGGGTGTAAGCAGCCATGCACTCACCCTAGAGCTAGCTGTGGACACCCATGTGCTGCTCCGTGCCACCCAGGCACCCCCTGTCCACCCACCATCTGCAGTGCCAAG GTGGCACTGCAGTGTGACTGTGGCCGAAAGAAAGAGACCGTTCCTTGTGCTGATGCAGCCAGTTCATACCAAAG ATATGCAGCTATTGCCGTTGCCAGTAAGCTGTCAGATATGCAGCTGGGAGAGTCCGTTGACATTGGACCGCTCACAAAGAAAGAGCAGAGAAAGGCCAG GTTGGAGTGTGATCAAGAATGTGCTGCACTGGAGAGGAACAG GCGGCTGGCTGAGGCCCTGCAGATTGATCTGTCAGTGGATACCTTCAACAAGTCAGCGTCTTCCAAATATAGTGACTCTCTGAAAGAAGATGCAAG gaaAGATTTCAAGTTTGTTAGTGAAATTGAAGAGGAGATTAAGAATTTAGTTGAACTGGTCAACAAG gGTAAACAGCCTAAGAGGAGTCACTGTTTTCCACCTATGAAGCGCGAACACCTGAGAATTATCCATGAGCTAGCAGAGGCATATGGTGTGGAAAGCGTCAGCTATGATAGCGAACCCAAGCGCAATGTTGTGGTTACTGCCGTCAG GGGGAAATCAGTGTGTCCTAACACTAGTCTGGCTGCTTTGATTGAAAGGGAAACTGTTTCCAGAGCTCCTCCTCCTATTGCCCACATCAAACAACAAACAAGCAA GGCCGACAATAGTAATGCTTGGATGAATCAATCTAAAGAGGAGCCCACAATTGATTATTTTGATGTGCAGGATTGA